The nucleotide sequence GTCATCGCCATACCGTTCGGCGTCACCGACTTCTCCCCGGTGACCGAGGCGGACATCGTCGGCTTCCCGACGCCGTTCCACTTCGGCGGCCCCCAGTTCGCCCTCGCCGCGATCATCTCGATGTGCGTGGTCATGCTGGTCTCCATGACCGAGTCGACCGCCGACATGCTGGCGCTCGGCGAGATCGTCGAACGGCCCGCCGACGAGAAGACCATCGCCGCCGGACTGCGCGCCGACACCCTCGGCTCCGCGCTCAGCCCGCTCTTCAACGGCTTCATGTGCAGCGCCTTCGCGCAGAACATCGGCCTGGTCGCCATGACCCGCATCCGCAGCCGCTTCGTCGTCGCCTGCGGCGGCGGCTTCCTGGTCCTGATGGGCCTCTCGCCGGTCGCCGCCTCGCTCATCTCGGTCGTCCCCCGGCCGGTGCTCGGCGGCGCGGGCGTCGTCCTCTTCGGCTCGGTCGCCGCCAGCGGCATCCAGACCCTCGTCAAGGCCGGTCTGGAGAAGGACAACAACGTGCTGATCGTGGCCGTCTCACTGGCCGTCGGCATCATCCCGATCACCAAGCCGGACTTCTACCACGCCTTCCCGGAGACCGCCCAGATCATCCTGGACTCCGGCATCTCCACCGGCTGCGTCGCGGCCGTGCTGCTCAACGTGGTCTTCAACCACCTGGGCCGGGGCCGGGACGCCGACGAGGTCACCGCGCCGATGGAGCCCGGCGAGGAGATCTCCGGCAGCCACTCGGCGAAGGCGGCGCACGTCCACTGAACCGGCCGCCCGACACCCCGCCACCTGCCCCGGCCCCCGCGCACCCCGCGGGGCCCGGGGCGGTGGTGCTGCTCAACCCCAACACCTCCGCCGCCACCACCCGGATGATGACCGCCCTCGCCCGGCGGGCCCTGGGCGACGCCTTCCCAGTCCGCGGCGTGACCGCGTCCCGCGGCCCCGGCATGCTCACCGACCGGCCGCCCTGCGCGCCGCCGCCCCCGAAGTGCTCGCCGCCGGCCTG is from Streptomyces venezuelae ATCC 10712 and encodes:
- a CDS encoding nucleobase:cation symporter-2 family protein, which translates into the protein MLTSGLQHVAAMYAGVVAPPLIVGAAVGLSGTELTFLTGASLFTAGLATFLQTLGVWKIGARLPFVNGVTFAGVAPMLAIVDTTENKADALPVIFGAIIVAGLLGFLAAPWFSRLVRFFPPVVTGTVITLIGVSLLPVAFGWAQGPNPQAKDYGSTTYLSLAGITLVVVLLLRRFTRGFVKQIAVLLGLVIGTVIAIPFGVTDFSPVTEADIVGFPTPFHFGGPQFALAAIISMCVVMLVSMTESTADMLALGEIVERPADEKTIAAGLRADTLGSALSPLFNGFMCSAFAQNIGLVAMTRIRSRFVVACGGGFLVLMGLSPVAASLISVVPRPVLGGAGVVLFGSVAASGIQTLVKAGLEKDNNVLIVAVSLAVGIIPITKPDFYHAFPETAQIILDSGISTGCVAAVLLNVVFNHLGRGRDADEVTAPMEPGEEISGSHSAKAAHVH